The Pongo abelii isolate AG06213 chromosome 23, NHGRI_mPonAbe1-v2.0_pri, whole genome shotgun sequence genome includes a window with the following:
- the SYNGR1 gene encoding synaptogyrin-1 has product MEGGAYGAGKAGGAFDPYALVRQPHTILRVVSWLFSIVVFGSIVNEGYLNSASEGEEFCIYNRNPNACSYGVAVGVLAFLTCLLYLALDVYFPQISSVKDRKKAVLSDIGVSAFWAFLWFVGFCYLANQWQVSKPKDNPLNEGTDAARAAIAFSFFSIFTWAGQAVLAFQRYQIGADSALFSQDYMDPSQDSSMPYAPYVEPSTGPDPAGMGGTYQQPANTFDTEPQGYQSQGY; this is encoded by the exons ATGGAAGGGGGTGCGTACGGAGCGGGCAAAGCCGGGGGCGCCTTCGACCCCTACGCCCTGGTCCGGCAGCCGCACACCATCCTGCGCGTCGTGTCTTGG ctgttctccatagtggtgtTCGGCTCCATCGTGAACGAGGGCTACCTCAACAGCGCCTCCGAGGGGGAGGAGTTCTGCATCTACAACCGCAACCCCAACGCCTGCAGCTATGGCGTGGCCGTGGGCGTGCTCGCCTTCCTCACCTGCCTGCTGTACCTGGCCCTGGACGTGTACTTCCCGCAGATCAGCAGCGTCAAGGACCGCAAGAAAGCCGTCCTGTCCGACATCGGTGTCTCGG CCTTCTGGGCTTTCCTCTGGTTCGTGGGATTCTGCTACCTGGCCAACCAGTGGCAGGTCTCCAAGCCCAAGGACAACCCGCTGAACGAAGGGACGGACGCAGCCCGGGCTGCCATcgccttctcctttttctccatCTTCACCTGG GCGGGCCAGGCTGTGCTGGCCTTCCAGCGGTACCAGATAGGCGCCGACTCAGCCCTCTTCTCCCAGGACTACATGGACCCCAGCCAGGATTCCAGCATGCCTTACGCGCCCTACGTGGAGCCCAGCACTGGGCCGGATCCCGCCGGTATGGGCGGCACCTACCAGCAGCCGGCCAACACCTTCGATACCGAGCCCCAGGGCTACCAGTCGCAGGGCTATTGA
- the SYNGR1 gene encoding synaptogyrin-1 isoform X1: MEGGAYGAGKAGGAFDPYALVRQPHTILRVVSWLFSIVVFGSIVNEGYLNSASEGEEFCIYNRNPNACSYGVAVGVLAFLTCLLYLALDVYFPQISSVKDRKKAVLSDIGVSAFWAFLWFVGFCYLANQWQVSKPKDNPLNEGTDAARAAIAFSFFSIFTWDYMDPSQDSSMPYAPYVEPSTGPDPAGMGGTYQQPANTFDTEPQGYQSQGY; encoded by the exons ATGGAAGGGGGTGCGTACGGAGCGGGCAAAGCCGGGGGCGCCTTCGACCCCTACGCCCTGGTCCGGCAGCCGCACACCATCCTGCGCGTCGTGTCTTGG ctgttctccatagtggtgtTCGGCTCCATCGTGAACGAGGGCTACCTCAACAGCGCCTCCGAGGGGGAGGAGTTCTGCATCTACAACCGCAACCCCAACGCCTGCAGCTATGGCGTGGCCGTGGGCGTGCTCGCCTTCCTCACCTGCCTGCTGTACCTGGCCCTGGACGTGTACTTCCCGCAGATCAGCAGCGTCAAGGACCGCAAGAAAGCCGTCCTGTCCGACATCGGTGTCTCGG CCTTCTGGGCTTTCCTCTGGTTCGTGGGATTCTGCTACCTGGCCAACCAGTGGCAGGTCTCCAAGCCCAAGGACAACCCGCTGAACGAAGGGACGGACGCAGCCCGGGCTGCCATcgccttctcctttttctccatCTTCACCTGG GACTACATGGACCCCAGCCAGGATTCCAGCATGCCTTACGCGCCCTACGTGGAGCCCAGCACTGGGCCGGATCCCGCCGGTATGGGCGGCACCTACCAGCAGCCGGCCAACACCTTCGATACCGAGCCCCAGGGCTACCAGTCGCAGGGCTATTGA
- the SYNGR1 gene encoding synaptogyrin-1 isoform X2, whose protein sequence is MEGGAYGAGKAGGAFDPYALVRQPHTILRVVSWLFSIVVFGSIVNEGYLNSASEGEEFCIYNRNPNACSYGVAVGVLAFLTCLLYLALDVYFPQISSVKDRKKAVLSDIGVSAFWAFLWFVGFCYLANQWQVSKPKDNPLNEGTDAARAAIAFSFFSIFTWSLTAALAVRRFKDLSFQEEYSTLFPASAQP, encoded by the exons ATGGAAGGGGGTGCGTACGGAGCGGGCAAAGCCGGGGGCGCCTTCGACCCCTACGCCCTGGTCCGGCAGCCGCACACCATCCTGCGCGTCGTGTCTTGG ctgttctccatagtggtgtTCGGCTCCATCGTGAACGAGGGCTACCTCAACAGCGCCTCCGAGGGGGAGGAGTTCTGCATCTACAACCGCAACCCCAACGCCTGCAGCTATGGCGTGGCCGTGGGCGTGCTCGCCTTCCTCACCTGCCTGCTGTACCTGGCCCTGGACGTGTACTTCCCGCAGATCAGCAGCGTCAAGGACCGCAAGAAAGCCGTCCTGTCCGACATCGGTGTCTCGG CCTTCTGGGCTTTCCTCTGGTTCGTGGGATTCTGCTACCTGGCCAACCAGTGGCAGGTCTCCAAGCCCAAGGACAACCCGCTGAACGAAGGGACGGACGCAGCCCGGGCTGCCATcgccttctcctttttctccatCTTCACCTGG AGCCTGACCGCAGCCCTGGCCGTGCGGAGATTCAAGGACCTAAGCTTCCAGGAGGAGTACAGCACACTGTTCCCCGCCTCGGCACAGCCGTAG